The genome window GAGGAAATCGTTAAGGAAGTCagcacctacattaagaaaattggctACAACCCCAACACAGTAGCATTTGTGCCAATTTCTGGTTGGAATGGTGACAACATGCTGGACCCAAGTGCTAATATGCCTTGATTCAAGGGATGGAAAGTCACTATAATGATGGGAATGCCAGTGGAACCACACTTCTTGAAGCTCTGGATTGCATTCTACCACCAACTCATCCAACTGACAAGCCCTTGCATCTGCCTTTCTAGGACCTCTACAAAATTGGTGGTATTGGTACTGTCCCTGTGGGCCGAGTGGAGACTGGTGTTCTTAAGCCTGGCATGGTGGTCACCTTTGCTCCAGTCAATGTTACAACTGAAGTCAAGTCTGTTGAAATGCACCATGAAGCTTTGAGTGAGGTTCTTCCTGGGGAAAATGTGGGCTTCAATGTCAAGAACGTATCTATCAAAGATGTTCGTCGTGGCAATATGGCTGGTGACAGCAAAAATGACCCACCCATGGAAGCAGCTGGCTTCACAGCTCAGGTGATTATCCTGAACCATCCAGGCCAAATTAGTGCTGGGTATACACCTGTGCTGGATTGTCACACAGCTCACATTGCTTGCAAGtttgctgagctgaaggagaagataGATCGTCGTTCTGGAAAAAAGGTGCAAGATGGTCCCAAGTTCTTGAAATCTGGTGACGCTGCCATTGT of Mustela nigripes isolate SB6536 unplaced genomic scaffold, MUSNIG.SB6536 HiC_scaffold_19170, whole genome shotgun sequence contains these proteins:
- the LOC132009387 gene encoding uncharacterized protein LOC132009387 is translated as MGRLGDLASSSCLLVHCFDDTHSNRLSQVTNSKTAQRRRVREALNTHRLARNHINNGSVTRFQELGTILHLFSRTTIYLLLQLSKLASNVSCVTIQHRCIPSTNLAWMVQDNHLSCEASCFHGWVIFAVTSHIATTNIFDRYVLDIEAHIFPRKNLTQSFMVHFNRLDFSCNIDWSKGDHHARLKNTSLHSAHRDSTNTTNFVEVLERQMQGLVSWMSWW